The proteins below come from a single Flavobacterium lindanitolerans genomic window:
- a CDS encoding helix-turn-helix transcriptional regulator: protein MSQNKNALIRYKTIDKCLQNQYRKWTLEDLMEACSEALFEYEGKESSVSKRTTQLDIQLMRSEKLGYNAPIVVYDKKYYKYEDEEYTITDIPLTETDINVLTETVSMLKQFKDFSLFSDVSDILQRLEDKIYAEKSHTQPVIYLDKNENLKGLHFLDILYQAIIKKVVVVLNYKSFKSREPQQFIFHPYILKEFNNRWFLVGKKKVSQPIVNLALDRIEAVDFDFAHPYAEENFNAENFYKDVIGVTVNQGQRVRTIRLWIDSDNAPYVITKPFHHSQKIEEHREDRSIVISLMLKINYEFERLIMGFGEGIEVLAPESLRQRISDKHKKALRKYDLPVK from the coding sequence ATGTCTCAAAACAAAAATGCTCTTATCCGTTATAAAACCATTGACAAATGCCTGCAAAACCAGTACAGGAAATGGACTCTGGAAGATTTAATGGAAGCCTGTTCTGAAGCATTGTTTGAATATGAAGGCAAAGAAAGTTCCGTAAGCAAGAGGACAACACAACTCGACATCCAGCTTATGCGAAGTGAAAAACTGGGCTACAATGCGCCTATTGTCGTCTATGACAAAAAGTATTACAAATATGAAGACGAAGAATATACTATTACCGACATCCCATTAACTGAAACAGATATCAATGTATTGACCGAAACCGTTTCCATGCTCAAACAGTTTAAAGATTTTTCTTTGTTCAGCGATGTATCCGATATATTACAGCGTCTTGAAGATAAGATTTATGCGGAGAAATCGCATACGCAACCCGTTATTTATCTGGACAAAAACGAAAACCTAAAAGGATTGCATTTTCTTGACATACTCTACCAGGCCATTATTAAGAAAGTTGTAGTAGTACTTAATTATAAATCGTTCAAATCCAGAGAACCACAGCAGTTTATCTTCCATCCATATATATTAAAGGAATTCAACAACCGCTGGTTTCTGGTTGGTAAGAAAAAAGTATCCCAGCCTATTGTTAACCTGGCATTAGACCGCATTGAGGCAGTAGATTTTGATTTTGCTCATCCGTATGCGGAAGAAAATTTCAATGCCGAAAATTTTTATAAAGATGTCATTGGTGTTACGGTCAACCAGGGACAGCGAGTCAGAACTATTCGTTTATGGATAGATTCCGATAATGCACCGTATGTAATAACAAAACCATTCCACCACTCCCAAAAGATAGAAGAACATCGGGAAGACAGAAGCATTGTAATCAGCTTGATGTTAAAAATCAATTACGAATTCGAAAGACTGATTATGGGATTTGGGGAAGGAATTGAAGTACTGGCACCCGAAAGCCTAAGACAGCGAATCAGTGACAAACATAAAAAGGCATTGAGAAAATACGATTTGCCCGTTAAATAA
- a CDS encoding helix-turn-helix domain-containing protein yields the protein MQLQYFKPKSKLLSQYLEGYYFLEKERNEPTVEYFTFPNNFSIVSVLDNTRLVMDNNGAFAKEKKGVPFISTLICHYKKPFKIHYEGKIREITFYFKPLGLNAFIPKQLKYYLENYSSSFIPFEDYETTFKSILNESNMEEQRNQIEKYWLSKLIGFENPLIQDVALELTQNAEAASIEQLAAKHHTSRQNIARQFHIHLGKTPSEFRKIQRFRETMAKNTGLANNDKNKGTLNYDSSFYDQSHLIKDFKAFTGLAPKAFFKSVSLQENATINWLFL from the coding sequence ATGCAGCTACAGTATTTCAAGCCCAAAAGTAAACTCCTTTCCCAATATCTCGAAGGTTATTATTTCTTAGAAAAAGAAAGAAATGAACCTACTGTGGAGTATTTTACTTTCCCAAACAATTTTAGTATTGTATCCGTGCTTGACAATACCCGATTAGTGATGGATAATAATGGTGCTTTTGCCAAAGAAAAAAAAGGAGTTCCTTTTATTTCCACACTTATCTGCCATTATAAAAAACCTTTCAAAATACATTATGAAGGTAAAATCAGAGAAATTACTTTTTACTTCAAGCCATTAGGACTGAATGCCTTTATTCCAAAACAGTTGAAATATTATCTTGAAAACTATTCCAGTTCTTTTATTCCTTTCGAAGATTATGAAACGACCTTTAAATCAATCTTAAATGAAAGTAACATGGAAGAACAGCGAAACCAGATTGAAAAATACTGGCTATCCAAACTAATCGGTTTTGAAAATCCTTTAATACAGGATGTGGCGCTGGAACTGACACAAAATGCTGAAGCAGCTTCTATTGAACAGCTTGCAGCAAAACACCACACGAGCCGGCAAAATATTGCAAGACAGTTCCATATCCATTTAGGCAAGACACCTTCAGAATTTAGAAAAATCCAACGATTCAGGGAAACGATGGCTAAAAATACCGGGCTTGCCAATAACGATAAAAACAAAGGAACCTTGAATTACGACAGCTCTTTTTATGACCAGTCACACCTTATCAAAGATTTTAAAGCCTTTACGGGATTAGCTCCCAAAGCATTTTTTAAGTCGGTTTCTTTACAGGAAAATGCCACGATAAACTGGCTGTTTCTATAA
- a CDS encoding RtcB family protein yields MKTPINGTDLLELGYPQGSVIGIALKVNKKRTGHTKEQMLELYKKVLETPEEYIDDALFGRLATALIEKLAEKPEDFIALNPNPKAFSSYGLDHIEAGAIEQMKIAMQLPVTVAGALMPDAHQGYGLPIGGVLATQNAIIPYGVGVDIGCRMALSVYDIPEAYYYENEHKFKRELIAHSKFGAGHGFQGQYRADHAVLENPNFESNPFIKNLKDKAWSQLGSSGGGNHFVEFGILEFESDDAVLGISKGKYVALLTHSGSRGFGATVAGHYTKIAKELCPLPEVARNLAYLDMNSEIGQEYWIAMNLAGDYASACHEIIHNKMQQALGAEVLAKVENHHNFAWKEIWNGEEVIVHRKGATPAGKGVMGIIPGSMTAPGFLVRGKGEENAINSASHGAGRQMSRGQAFRTITKIEMQAVLNHHGVTLIGAGLDEAPMAYKDINQVMASQQELVDVVAKFTPKMVRMADDGSRED; encoded by the coding sequence ATGAAAACACCAATCAACGGAACCGATTTGCTGGAATTAGGATACCCTCAGGGAAGCGTCATCGGGATTGCTTTAAAAGTAAACAAAAAGAGAACTGGCCATACAAAAGAGCAGATGCTGGAATTGTATAAAAAAGTACTGGAGACCCCGGAGGAATATATAGACGATGCGCTTTTTGGGAGACTGGCTACTGCATTAATCGAAAAGTTAGCAGAAAAACCAGAAGATTTTATTGCCCTGAATCCAAACCCAAAAGCTTTTTCATCTTATGGATTAGACCATATTGAAGCAGGTGCTATTGAACAGATGAAAATTGCTATGCAATTGCCTGTTACGGTTGCAGGTGCCCTGATGCCGGATGCACATCAAGGCTACGGACTACCAATTGGAGGTGTATTGGCTACGCAAAATGCTATTATTCCTTATGGAGTAGGCGTGGATATTGGTTGCAGAATGGCCTTGTCGGTTTATGATATTCCGGAAGCATATTATTATGAGAACGAACATAAATTTAAGAGAGAACTGATAGCCCATTCTAAATTTGGAGCCGGACATGGTTTTCAGGGACAATACAGAGCAGACCATGCCGTATTGGAGAATCCTAATTTTGAAAGCAATCCTTTTATCAAAAATTTAAAAGATAAGGCCTGGTCACAATTGGGTTCTTCCGGAGGAGGAAACCATTTCGTAGAATTTGGTATTTTAGAATTTGAATCGGATGATGCCGTTTTAGGTATTTCTAAAGGAAAATATGTTGCCTTACTGACACATTCGGGTTCCAGAGGTTTTGGAGCAACTGTTGCCGGGCATTATACTAAAATTGCAAAAGAACTGTGCCCGTTACCGGAAGTGGCGAGAAACCTGGCTTATCTGGATATGAATTCAGAGATAGGACAAGAATATTGGATAGCTATGAATTTGGCGGGAGATTACGCTTCGGCTTGTCATGAAATCATCCACAACAAGATGCAGCAGGCATTAGGTGCTGAGGTATTAGCGAAAGTGGAGAACCATCATAATTTTGCATGGAAAGAAATCTGGAATGGGGAAGAAGTTATCGTTCATAGAAAAGGAGCGACTCCGGCCGGAAAAGGCGTGATGGGAATCATACCGGGAAGTATGACCGCACCGGGATTTTTGGTTAGAGGAAAAGGAGAAGAAAATGCCATCAATTCGGCTTCGCATGGTGCCGGACGACAGATGAGCAGAGGTCAGGCTTTTAGGACGATTACCAAAATTGAGATGCAGGCCGTCCTAAATCATCATGGCGTAACGCTAATTGGTGCCGGGTTGGATGAAGCGCCAATGGCCTATAAAGATATTAATCAGGTTATGGCATCACAACAGGAACTGGTGGATGTAGTAGCGAAATTTACCCCTAAAATGGTACGTATGGCAGACGATGGAAGCAGAGAAGATTAA
- a CDS encoding VOC family protein codes for MNISDFDNFFLPAKNLDEAKEFYKDKLGLEIKFDFSDKGMTAFKVGQNEPAIIVSTMQNAKPAIWFTVDNVQEAYEILKQKGITFLSEPFEIMTGLAVEFNDPFGNKLGLTDYSKLNKKE; via the coding sequence ATGAATATAAGTGACTTCGATAATTTTTTTCTTCCTGCCAAAAATCTTGATGAGGCAAAGGAATTCTATAAAGACAAACTCGGACTTGAGATTAAGTTTGATTTTTCAGATAAAGGTATGACAGCCTTTAAAGTAGGTCAAAATGAGCCGGCAATTATTGTAAGTACTATGCAAAATGCAAAACCGGCTATTTGGTTTACTGTAGATAACGTACAGGAAGCCTACGAGATTCTAAAGCAGAAAGGAATAACGTTTTTGAGCGAACCATTTGAAATAATGACCGGCTTGGCCGTAGAATTTAACGACCCGTTTGGCAATAAACTAGGATTAACCGATTATTCCAAGCTAAACAAAAAGGAATGA
- a CDS encoding ArsR family transcriptional regulator has translation MDKTLDRKPAKKCYEHIGGKLGMLLLEQFIAKGWLAKEKPDDKNFYITDIGILQFTKLGIDLSQIKS, from the coding sequence ATGGACAAAACATTAGACAGAAAGCCAGCCAAGAAATGTTACGAACATATTGGAGGAAAGCTTGGAATGCTTTTATTAGAACAGTTTATAGCAAAGGGCTGGTTAGCAAAGGAAAAACCGGATGACAAAAATTTTTATATCACTGATATAGGAATACTTCAGTTTACAAAATTAGGCATTGACCTATCACAAATTAAATCTTGA